A region of Actinobacillus porcitonsillarum DNA encodes the following proteins:
- the upp gene encoding uracil phosphoribosyltransferase has product MKIVEVKHPLVRHKLGLMRAADISTKDFRELATEVGSLLTYEATKDLETELVEIDGWCGKVEVDRIKGKKVTVVPILRAGLGMMDGVLEHIPSARISVVGIYRDEETLQPVPYFKKLANDVEERLAIVVDPMLATGGSMIATLDLLKASGCKNIKVLVLVAAPEGIEALKATHPDVELYTASIDSHLNEHGYIVPGLGDAGDKIFGTK; this is encoded by the coding sequence ATGAAAATTGTTGAAGTAAAACACCCGCTTGTACGTCATAAATTAGGCTTAATGCGTGCTGCGGACATCAGCACCAAAGATTTCCGTGAATTAGCCACTGAAGTCGGTAGCCTATTAACTTACGAAGCAACAAAAGATCTTGAAACAGAGTTAGTTGAAATTGATGGTTGGTGCGGTAAAGTAGAAGTTGATCGTATTAAAGGTAAAAAAGTCACTGTTGTGCCAATTTTACGAGCTGGTTTAGGGATGATGGATGGGGTTTTAGAACATATCCCAAGTGCAAGAATCAGTGTTGTCGGTATTTACCGTGATGAAGAAACATTACAGCCGGTGCCTTACTTCAAAAAACTGGCTAATGATGTAGAAGAACGTTTAGCGATTGTTGTCGATCCAATGCTTGCTACGGGCGGATCTATGATTGCCACGCTTGATTTATTAAAAGCATCAGGTTGCAAAAACATTAAAGTGCTCGTTCTTGTCGCAGCCCCTGAAGGGATTGAAGCATTAAAAGCTACTCATCCTGATGTTGAACTTTATACAGCCTCGATTGATAGCCACTTAAATGAACATGGCTATATCGTACCGGGATTAGGCGATGCTGGCGATAAAATTTTTGGTACTAAATAA
- the fadD gene encoding long-chain-fatty-acid--CoA ligase FadD, with translation MEKIWFDNYPPGAEKTINVKQYESLVEMFESAVKRHPDIPAYINMGQVLTFRKLEERSRAFAAYLQNELRLEKGDRIALMMPNLLQYPIALFGALRAGLVVVNVNPLYTPRELEHQLNDSGAKAIVIVSNFAATLEKVVFNTNVEHVILTRMGDQLSFGKRTLVNFVVKYIKKLVPKYKLPHAVSFREALSIGKQRQYVRPNIECDDLAFLQYTGGTTGVAKGAMLTHANIVANIFQAKWIAEPLLRNSKSKIGVIPLPLYHVFALSVNCLLFIELGMTGLLITNPRDIPGFIKELKKYRFVALTGVNTLFNALLNNDQLKEVDFSALKLSVGGGASIQSAIAQRWYEATGSHIIEGYGMTECSPLIAASRWDSTEHNGSIGVPVPNTDIRIVDDEGNDVALGERGELWVKGPQVMRGYWNRPKDTADVLKDGWMATGDIVVMGEDLNLRVVDRKKDMIIVSGFNVYPNEIEDVVAHNPKVNEVVAIGVPHPVSGETIKIFVTKKDESLTREELRNYCRQYLTGYKIPKDIEFRDELPKTNVGKILRRVLRDEEIAKLETK, from the coding sequence ATGGAAAAGATCTGGTTTGATAACTACCCACCGGGTGCTGAAAAAACCATTAATGTAAAACAATACGAATCGCTGGTTGAGATGTTTGAATCAGCCGTTAAACGCCACCCTGATATTCCTGCTTATATCAATATGGGGCAAGTTTTAACCTTTCGTAAATTAGAAGAACGAAGCCGTGCTTTTGCTGCATATTTACAAAATGAGCTACGTTTAGAAAAAGGGGATCGTATTGCCCTTATGATGCCAAATCTATTGCAATATCCCATTGCTTTATTTGGTGCTTTACGTGCAGGCTTAGTTGTCGTCAATGTAAATCCACTTTATACGCCTCGAGAATTAGAACACCAATTAAATGATAGTGGTGCAAAAGCGATCGTAATTGTTTCTAATTTTGCCGCAACGCTTGAGAAGGTGGTTTTTAATACGAATGTCGAGCACGTTATTTTAACCCGTATGGGAGATCAACTCTCATTTGGTAAAAGAACGCTTGTTAATTTTGTTGTTAAATATATTAAAAAATTAGTGCCAAAATACAAACTCCCTCATGCAGTGAGTTTTCGTGAAGCGTTAAGTATTGGTAAACAACGCCAATATGTAAGACCTAATATTGAATGTGATGATCTTGCTTTTTTACAATATACCGGTGGTACAACGGGTGTTGCTAAAGGCGCAATGCTCACTCACGCCAATATCGTAGCAAATATCTTCCAAGCGAAATGGATTGCTGAACCGTTATTACGAAATAGCAAATCGAAAATTGGGGTTATCCCTCTCCCGCTATACCATGTATTTGCGCTTTCCGTAAACTGCCTTCTCTTTATTGAACTCGGCATGACGGGCTTGCTCATTACGAACCCACGCGATATTCCGGGGTTCATTAAAGAATTGAAAAAATATCGTTTTGTTGCCTTAACCGGGGTAAACACGTTATTTAATGCATTATTAAATAACGACCAACTAAAAGAAGTGGATTTCTCCGCGCTAAAACTAAGTGTTGGCGGTGGCGCCTCTATTCAAAGTGCAATCGCTCAACGTTGGTATGAAGCAACAGGTAGCCATATTATCGAAGGCTATGGTATGACAGAGTGTTCCCCTCTCATTGCAGCCTCTCGTTGGGATTCTACGGAACACAATGGTTCTATCGGTGTCCCGGTTCCAAATACGGATATTCGTATCGTTGATGATGAAGGGAATGACGTTGCATTAGGAGAGCGTGGTGAGTTATGGGTTAAAGGTCCACAAGTCATGCGAGGCTATTGGAATCGCCCTAAAGATACAGCCGATGTTTTAAAAGATGGCTGGATGGCAACAGGAGATATTGTGGTCATGGGCGAAGACTTGAATTTGCGTGTCGTTGATCGTAAGAAAGATATGATCATCGTTTCAGGTTTTAATGTTTACCCAAATGAAATTGAAGATGTCGTTGCGCACAATCCCAAAGTCAATGAAGTTGTCGCAATTGGCGTACCTCACCCTGTTTCCGGTGAAACCATTAAAATTTTCGTCACGAAAAAAGATGAAAGCTTAACAAGGGAAGAACTGCGTAATTATTGTCGCCAGTATTTAACCGGCTACAAAATTCCAAAAGATATTGAATTCAGAGATGAATTGCCAAAAACCAATGTAGGTAAAATTCTTCGCCGAGTATTACGTGATGAAGAAATTGCCAAATTAGAAACTAAATAG
- a CDS encoding SoxR reducing system RseC family protein, whose protein sequence is MIIENAMVLSYQDGIAQVQCFAKQACGGCAAQKNCGSKALSGLAGEKLVQVLEIKVNEDLSAGEMVQLGIPEMTLLKSVFWIYCIPLMILILSALVLSQFIINELWLAFGMIFFTACSFLMVKKIIAHQQLTELTPIFLGKARENRLGE, encoded by the coding sequence ATGATTATAGAAAATGCTATGGTGCTCTCTTATCAAGATGGTATTGCTCAAGTGCAATGTTTCGCTAAACAAGCCTGTGGAGGTTGTGCTGCGCAAAAAAATTGTGGAAGTAAAGCGCTATCAGGATTAGCAGGAGAAAAACTTGTGCAAGTATTAGAAATTAAAGTTAATGAAGATTTAAGTGCTGGCGAGATGGTTCAATTAGGTATCCCCGAAATGACCTTATTAAAAAGTGTATTTTGGATTTATTGTATCCCTCTTATGATACTGATATTATCCGCCCTTGTGTTATCTCAATTTATAATAAACGAATTATGGCTTGCATTCGGCATGATTTTTTTCACCGCTTGTAGCTTTCTTATGGTAAAAAAAATTATTGCCCATCAGCAATTAACCGAATTAACGCCAATTTTCTTAGGAAAAGCCCGCGAAAATAGGCTCGGAGAATAA
- a CDS encoding MucB/RseB C-terminal domain-containing protein, with protein MKKINTFYLTLLWCFSSVSWATSTSPIQLLQNMVSAHKNTNYELRYILQQNNDIESFQYRHTIQLHKEFAQLLRLDNSREEIILRDNTVSYLGLTFKPFSLKSSHILDNLPSILYTDFSKLKNYQFTLLGKSRIADRIADIVKITPSDNSRYQYTLWIDDENSLLLKSIMQDHEGQTLEQFKVISQYVGNELLYVTPYLESLKLPPVIDTSLSEQNIKQDINWKLNWLPSGFYLVKGLKQGFITDTEKITKLESQLYSDGIFSFTVYVFPTEELSFNEQFFKQGNLTIFSHTVEDKNIVLIGDIPTESAKKIVFNITF; from the coding sequence ATGAAAAAAATAAATACGTTTTATTTAACTTTGCTATGGTGCTTTTCATCCGTATCATGGGCAACGTCAACTTCCCCTATTCAATTATTACAAAATATGGTTTCTGCACATAAAAATACCAATTATGAACTACGCTATATTTTGCAACAAAACAATGACATCGAGTCATTTCAATATCGTCATACAATACAACTACATAAAGAGTTTGCACAACTACTGCGTTTAGACAATTCTCGAGAAGAAATTATTTTACGTGACAATACCGTAAGTTATTTAGGGCTAACATTCAAACCCTTTAGCCTCAAAAGTTCTCATATTTTAGATAACTTACCTTCTATTCTTTATACTGATTTTTCTAAACTAAAAAACTATCAATTTACGCTTTTAGGAAAATCTCGTATAGCTGATCGCATTGCGGATATCGTGAAAATCACGCCCTCCGATAACTCCCGATATCAATATACGCTTTGGATCGATGATGAAAATTCCCTTCTTCTGAAAAGTATTATGCAAGATCATGAGGGACAAACATTAGAACAATTTAAAGTGATTAGCCAATATGTGGGTAATGAACTTCTTTATGTGACACCATATTTAGAATCACTAAAATTACCCCCTGTTATTGATACTAGTCTGAGCGAGCAAAATATCAAACAAGACATAAACTGGAAGTTAAATTGGCTACCTAGTGGTTTTTATTTAGTTAAGGGATTAAAACAAGGCTTTATTACAGATACAGAAAAAATAACAAAGTTAGAAAGCCAATTATATAGTGATGGTATATTCTCTTTTACGGTATATGTCTTCCCCACAGAAGAACTTAGTTTTAATGAACAGTTCTTTAAACAAGGCAATTTGACTATTTTTAGTCATACCGTAGAAGATAAAAATATCGTCCTTATCGGTGATATTCCAACCGAAAGTGCAAAAAAAATTGTCTTTAATATCACTTTTTAG
- a CDS encoding sigma-E factor negative regulatory protein yields MQQKETLSAYMDGQKTESGFAETLANSPELKQKWANYHTIRSVMQGEEILLGQDFSAKMEALIENESFDKQAEKPRGLLVKLKRWSTPIMQAGIAASVCLVAVLGVNMVNSNNEVAQTEPALQTVPFSNAVQAVSYNAPAKDLATEEKLEQQQRRIDALLQNHELQKRSSTGNPTVLTEAEKVKAQTSSTHSEAPSK; encoded by the coding sequence ATGCAACAAAAAGAAACCCTATCAGCTTATATGGATGGGCAAAAAACTGAGTCGGGTTTTGCAGAAACCCTAGCGAACAGCCCAGAATTAAAGCAAAAATGGGCAAACTATCACACTATTCGTAGTGTAATGCAAGGGGAAGAGATTCTACTTGGTCAAGATTTTTCAGCAAAAATGGAAGCATTAATTGAAAATGAATCTTTTGACAAGCAAGCTGAAAAACCGCGTGGTTTACTCGTGAAATTAAAACGTTGGAGTACCCCAATTATGCAAGCAGGCATTGCTGCCTCTGTTTGCTTAGTGGCTGTTTTAGGTGTGAATATGGTAAATAGCAACAATGAAGTTGCTCAAACCGAACCAGCATTACAAACCGTACCATTTAGCAATGCTGTTCAAGCTGTAAGCTACAACGCACCGGCAAAAGATCTTGCGACAGAAGAAAAATTAGAGCAACAGCAGCGCCGTATTGATGCTTTATTACAAAATCATGAACTACAAAAACGTTCAAGTACTGGTAATCCAACAGTATTAACTGAAGCAGAGAAAGTAAAAGCACAAACTTCTTCTACTCACTCGGAAGCACCTTCAAAATAA
- the rpoE gene encoding RNA polymerase sigma factor RpoE, with amino-acid sequence MSEQITDQELVEKAQQGDKKAFNLLVVRYQNRVAGLLTRYVARDDIPDIVQESFIKAYRSLESFRGESAFYTWLYRIAVNTAKNHLTSLGRRPPKEDILAEDAESYDVGTQLREADTPENLVLSNELKRIVFETIENLPEELKAAITLREIEGLSYEEIAEVMNCPVGTVRSRIFRAREAIDAKINPLMQG; translated from the coding sequence TTGAGCGAACAAATCACCGACCAAGAATTAGTCGAAAAAGCACAACAAGGTGATAAAAAAGCATTTAATTTACTGGTAGTTCGCTACCAAAACAGAGTGGCAGGATTGCTTACTCGTTATGTCGCACGCGACGATATTCCTGATATTGTGCAAGAGTCATTTATTAAAGCTTATCGTTCTTTAGAGTCTTTCCGTGGTGAAAGCGCTTTTTATACGTGGCTTTATCGTATTGCAGTAAATACTGCAAAGAATCATTTAACTTCGTTAGGTCGTCGTCCACCTAAGGAAGATATTTTAGCCGAAGATGCTGAGAGTTATGATGTCGGCACTCAATTAAGAGAAGCTGATACCCCCGAAAACTTAGTATTATCTAATGAATTAAAACGTATTGTATTTGAAACAATTGAAAACTTACCAGAAGAGTTAAAAGCAGCAATTACATTACGTGAAATTGAAGGTCTGAGTTACGAAGAAATTGCCGAAGTGATGAATTGCCCAGTAGGAACCGTTCGTTCTCGTATTTTTAGGGCTCGTGAAGCAATTGATGCAAAAATCAATCCTTTGATGCAAGGCTAA
- a CDS encoding TrmH family RNA methyltransferase — MKPTFNENRPQFQTLERKRNQTNTKEKTSRSQEKGYREKKLTLNRTETIYLTEGKKASGQGSVKIHVKGHSSLQKEKKTGPLSPRAPEKIKKNRAEEMKVYGENSCLAIFQQRPESIVRLWATVEGAKKLGDMLSYLAEHKKAYHVVSREEMEKVTGTEHHGDVCLLVKKSPVFSLEGYLQITRARDCLVLLDNVNNAQNVGGVIRTCAFYGVKGIITESSDRLNSSAAARVAEGGLEFVHALETKHKQIALQQLRNAGYQIIHLTRQKQASTLTKIALAEKVVFVLSEIVSNEIEFSEDVTVQLSVANPLSSSLNVAVNAGILLNQWYQEKVL, encoded by the coding sequence ATGAAACCAACATTTAATGAAAATAGACCTCAGTTCCAAACATTGGAACGTAAACGAAATCAAACGAATACAAAAGAGAAAACATCACGTTCACAAGAAAAAGGCTATCGCGAAAAAAAATTAACGTTAAATCGCACAGAAACAATTTATCTGACCGAAGGGAAAAAAGCGAGCGGACAAGGTAGCGTGAAAATTCATGTCAAAGGTCATTCTTCTTTGCAAAAAGAGAAAAAAACAGGACCGCTTTCACCTAGAGCGCCTGAAAAAATTAAGAAGAACCGTGCAGAAGAGATGAAAGTTTATGGCGAAAACAGTTGTCTAGCCATATTCCAACAGCGACCAGAATCTATCGTGCGTTTATGGGCAACGGTTGAAGGGGCAAAAAAATTAGGGGATATGTTAAGTTACTTAGCTGAACATAAGAAAGCTTATCATGTTGTTTCTCGTGAAGAAATGGAGAAAGTAACAGGAACGGAGCATCATGGCGATGTTTGTTTGCTAGTAAAAAAATCACCAGTATTTTCTTTAGAGGGCTACTTACAAATTACTCGTGCGCGTGATTGTTTGGTATTACTTGATAATGTCAATAATGCTCAGAATGTCGGAGGGGTTATTCGCACCTGTGCATTCTATGGTGTAAAAGGGATTATTACGGAAAGTAGTGATCGCTTAAATTCGAGTGCAGCAGCCCGAGTGGCTGAAGGCGGATTAGAATTTGTCCATGCGTTAGAAACAAAACATAAACAAATTGCTTTACAGCAATTAAGAAATGCAGGTTATCAGATCATTCATTTAACACGCCAAAAGCAAGCCTCTACGCTGACTAAAATAGCACTTGCAGAGAAAGTTGTTTTTGTATTAAGTGAAATTGTTTCAAATGAAATTGAATTTAGCGAAGATGTTACCGTTCAGCTTTCGGTAGCAAATCCACTCTCGAGTAGCTTAAATGTTGCAGTTAATGCTGGAATATTGTTGAATCAGTGGTATCAAGAAAAGGTACTTTAA
- the metK gene encoding methionine adenosyltransferase: MAINLFTSESVSEGHPDKIADQISDAVLDEILKQDPKARVACETYVKTGMALVGGEITTSAWVDIENLTRQVICDIGYTHSDMGFDAHSCAVLNAIGKQSPDINQGVDRANPLEQGAGDQGIMFGYATNETEVLMPAPITYAHRLMEQQAKVRKSGKLDWLRPDAKSQLTFIYEDNKIKGIDAVVLSTQHAEHVDQKTVFEGVMEEIIKPVLPSEWLSQNTKYFINPTGRFVIGGPMGDCGLTGRKIIVDTYGGAARHGGGAFSGKDPSKVDRSAAYAARYVAKNIVAAGLADRCEIQLSYAIGIAEPTSIMVETFGTGKVSNEVLVRLVREHFDLRPYGLIKMLDLIRPIYRETAAYGHFGREHFPWEKTDKAEALRADAGLK; this comes from the coding sequence ATGGCTATCAATTTATTTACATCAGAATCGGTATCGGAAGGGCATCCGGATAAAATCGCAGACCAAATCTCAGATGCAGTATTAGACGAAATTCTCAAACAAGACCCGAAAGCACGTGTGGCGTGTGAAACCTATGTAAAAACCGGTATGGCACTTGTGGGCGGTGAGATCACCACTTCTGCTTGGGTGGATATTGAAAACTTAACTCGCCAAGTGATTTGCGACATCGGTTATACCCATTCAGATATGGGCTTTGATGCGCACTCTTGTGCGGTATTAAATGCTATCGGCAAACAATCGCCAGACATCAATCAAGGTGTGGATCGTGCTAACCCATTAGAGCAAGGTGCAGGCGACCAAGGGATTATGTTCGGTTACGCAACAAATGAAACGGAAGTGTTAATGCCGGCTCCAATCACTTACGCTCATCGTCTAATGGAACAACAAGCAAAAGTGCGTAAATCAGGCAAATTAGATTGGTTACGCCCTGATGCAAAAAGCCAATTAACCTTTATTTACGAAGATAACAAAATTAAAGGCATCGATGCTGTGGTGCTTTCAACCCAACACGCAGAACACGTTGATCAGAAGACAGTGTTTGAAGGTGTGATGGAAGAGATCATCAAGCCGGTATTGCCAAGCGAATGGTTAAGCCAAAATACCAAATACTTTATCAACCCGACAGGTCGTTTTGTGATCGGTGGTCCAATGGGCGACTGTGGTTTAACAGGCCGTAAAATTATCGTTGATACCTACGGCGGTGCAGCGCGTCACGGTGGCGGTGCGTTCTCTGGTAAAGATCCATCAAAAGTGGATCGTTCAGCTGCCTATGCTGCACGTTATGTAGCGAAAAATATTGTCGCAGCAGGTTTAGCAGATCGTTGTGAAATTCAGCTTTCTTATGCGATCGGTATCGCCGAGCCAACGTCAATTATGGTGGAAACCTTTGGCACTGGTAAAGTGAGCAATGAAGTGTTAGTGCGTTTAGTGCGTGAACATTTCGATTTACGTCCATACGGCTTAATCAAAATGTTAGATTTAATCCGTCCGATTTATCGTGAGACTGCCGCTTACGGACACTTTGGTCGTGAGCATTTCCCTTGGGAAAAAACGGATAAAGCGGAAGCATTAAGAGCGGATGCTGGCTTAAAATAA
- the djlA gene encoding co-chaperone DjlA, with translation MQFIGKIVGFFLGYQIFHSFFGALFGAFLGHLADKKLYELGSVRSTIFGKNLTRQSLFTQTTFAVLGHIAKAKGRVTEDDIHLARQLMARLKLDAANQQLAQQAFTLGKESDFPLRQVIQEFREACGQRADLLRFFVEVQMQAAVQDGELDSNEQQILFTIAETLGMSRFQFERMIAMVMAAQQFRSGNFYQEYHYQQNDSQQSQQGSYGGYRQANSAPSIEAAYNVLGVSASDDQNTVKRAYRKLMNEHHPDKLAAKGLPDEMMELAKEKAQQIQAAYDLICKYKGWK, from the coding sequence ATGCAATTTATTGGAAAAATTGTCGGTTTCTTTTTAGGTTATCAAATTTTTCATAGCTTTTTCGGCGCGCTTTTTGGTGCTTTTTTAGGACACCTTGCTGATAAAAAGCTCTACGAGCTAGGTAGTGTTCGTTCTACGATTTTTGGCAAAAATTTAACACGTCAATCTCTGTTTACTCAAACTACTTTTGCGGTATTAGGCCATATTGCCAAAGCAAAAGGGCGTGTAACTGAAGATGATATTCATCTTGCTCGTCAGCTAATGGCTCGCCTGAAATTAGACGCTGCAAATCAACAATTAGCCCAACAAGCCTTCACATTGGGTAAAGAATCTGATTTCCCACTTCGTCAAGTGATTCAAGAATTTAGAGAAGCCTGTGGACAGCGTGCGGATTTACTACGTTTTTTCGTGGAAGTACAAATGCAAGCCGCCGTACAAGATGGTGAATTAGATAGCAATGAACAGCAAATTTTGTTTACGATTGCTGAAACATTAGGTATGAGCCGTTTCCAATTTGAACGAATGATCGCAATGGTTATGGCGGCGCAACAATTCCGTTCGGGGAATTTTTATCAAGAGTACCATTATCAACAAAACGACTCTCAACAATCGCAACAAGGCTCTTATGGTGGATACCGCCAAGCTAACAGTGCGCCAAGTATTGAGGCGGCTTATAATGTATTGGGCGTGAGTGCTTCTGATGATCAGAACACGGTAAAACGGGCTTACCGCAAATTGATGAATGAACATCATCCAGACAAGCTCGCAGCCAAAGGCTTACCTGACGAGATGATGGAATTAGCTAAGGAAAAAGCTCAACAAATTCAAGCCGCCTATGATTTAATTTGTAAATATAAAGGTTGGAAATAA
- the dusC gene encoding tRNA dihydrouridine(16) synthase DusC, translated as MMMTPKVILAPMQGVLDPFLRKLLTTVNDYDLCISEFVRVVDQKLPRKTFYRLCPELYQAGKTDSGTPVRVQLLGQYPQWLAENAELAIELGSHGVDLNCGCPSKTVNGSNGGASLLKDPELIYRATQAIRQAVPKEQVVSVKVRLGWDSAEQCFEIADAVQRGGANEITVHGRTKTDGYRAERINWQAIGDIQKRLNIPVIANGEIWDFESAKKCQEITACQALMIGRGALNTPNLSRVVKFNQPKLAWREVLKLLFQYVNMENEHDSGFYHVARIKQWLHYLDKEYPEAIALFQILKTEHGYAGLKRHIEQAVEKGQ; from the coding sequence ATGATGATGACACCTAAAGTAATTTTAGCCCCAATGCAGGGGGTATTAGATCCTTTTCTGCGTAAACTTTTGACTACGGTAAATGATTATGATCTCTGCATTTCAGAATTTGTACGCGTGGTTGATCAGAAACTCCCTCGCAAAACTTTTTACCGTCTTTGTCCGGAACTTTATCAAGCCGGCAAAACCGATTCAGGAACGCCTGTACGTGTGCAACTTTTAGGGCAGTACCCGCAGTGGTTGGCGGAAAATGCCGAGCTGGCGATTGAGTTAGGCTCACACGGTGTTGATCTAAATTGCGGTTGTCCGTCCAAAACGGTTAATGGCAGTAATGGCGGTGCTTCGCTCTTGAAAGATCCGGAGCTGATTTATCGAGCGACCCAAGCGATTCGCCAAGCCGTGCCGAAAGAGCAGGTGGTTTCGGTTAAGGTGCGTTTAGGTTGGGATTCTGCCGAGCAATGTTTTGAAATTGCTGATGCAGTGCAGCGGGGCGGCGCAAATGAAATTACCGTTCACGGGCGTACCAAAACCGATGGTTATCGTGCAGAACGGATAAACTGGCAAGCCATTGGCGATATTCAAAAAAGATTGAATATCCCAGTTATTGCCAATGGCGAAATATGGGATTTTGAATCTGCAAAAAAATGCCAAGAAATTACCGCTTGCCAAGCGTTAATGATTGGGCGAGGTGCATTAAATACACCGAATTTAAGCCGAGTAGTGAAATTTAATCAGCCAAAATTAGCGTGGCGTGAGGTGCTTAAATTGCTGTTCCAATATGTGAATATGGAAAATGAGCACGACTCCGGTTTTTATCACGTGGCACGCATTAAACAATGGTTGCATTATTTGGATAAAGAGTATCCGGAAGCAATTGCTTTATTCCAAATTCTAAAAACAGAACACGGCTATGCAGGCTTAAAAAGACATATTGAGCAAGCGGTCGAAAAAGGACAATAA
- a CDS encoding TIGR01620 family protein, with translation MQKQIFSEQEIQPTSFQAKQEFTEEEVVIEEDNLESEYQSATAELIIEESLKPSRFWVRLLLAALALFTVAVIAQSIQWLYDSFQAHQWIDFAFAIVFFLVSLTGVGAIVNEWRKLVFLRKHQQNQQLSQQFWLEESASTSGEKTKAFCNQVLANLEHIPNIEQYQQRWLNQLEDGYNGKEVAYLFSENVLSPLDKQVKQLISKSATENAIIVAVSPLALVDVLMVAWRNIALVNKITRIYGMELGYFSRLKLFKMVLTNMVFAGATEIATDVGAEFFSQNLTAKLSLRAAQGIGVGLLTARLGIKAMEFCRPLAFQKNEKPKIAHLRQEILGAVKSTIFSKSMETEKIK, from the coding sequence ATGCAAAAACAGATTTTTAGTGAACAAGAGATTCAGCCTACTTCTTTTCAAGCAAAACAAGAGTTTACGGAAGAAGAAGTTGTCATTGAAGAGGATAATTTAGAGAGTGAGTATCAGTCTGCAACCGCAGAATTGATTATTGAAGAAAGTCTAAAACCTTCCCGATTTTGGGTTAGATTGTTGTTAGCGGCACTGGCATTATTTACCGTAGCAGTGATTGCTCAAAGTATTCAATGGTTATACGACAGTTTTCAAGCGCATCAATGGATCGATTTCGCTTTTGCTATTGTATTTTTCTTAGTCAGTCTAACAGGCGTTGGTGCAATTGTTAATGAATGGCGAAAGCTTGTCTTTTTACGTAAACATCAGCAGAATCAGCAACTTAGCCAACAATTTTGGCTAGAAGAATCGGCTTCAACAAGCGGTGAAAAAACGAAAGCATTTTGTAATCAGGTATTGGCAAATTTAGAGCATATTCCGAACATTGAGCAATATCAGCAACGTTGGCTTAATCAGTTAGAGGATGGCTACAATGGTAAAGAGGTGGCTTATTTGTTTAGTGAAAATGTATTATCGCCGCTTGATAAACAAGTCAAACAATTGATTTCAAAAAGTGCAACAGAGAATGCGATTATCGTGGCAGTAAGTCCTTTAGCACTAGTTGATGTTCTGATGGTTGCGTGGCGAAATATCGCATTAGTGAATAAAATCACGCGTATTTATGGCATGGAATTAGGCTACTTTAGCCGTCTAAAACTGTTTAAAATGGTTTTGACCAATATGGTTTTTGCTGGCGCGACAGAAATCGCCACCGATGTAGGTGCAGAATTTTTCTCACAGAACTTAACTGCAAAATTATCTTTAAGAGCAGCGCAAGGCATTGGCGTGGGGTTACTTACGGCAAGATTAGGGATTAAAGCCATGGAGTTTTGTCGCCCTCTGGCTTTCCAAAAGAATGAAAAACCGAAAATTGCACACCTTCGTCAAGAGATATTAGGAGCCGTGAAATCAACAATTTTTAGTAAATCAATGGAAACAGAAAAAATAAAATAA